The following are from one region of the Lacinutrix sp. Bg11-31 genome:
- a CDS encoding RNA methyltransferase, with product MRKLKNSELDRLSVDDFKQANKTPIIIVLDNIRSLNNIGSVFRTSDAFLVEKIYLCGITATPPHKDIHKTALGSTDTVTWEYAESTLDVIKKLKTENVKICAIEQAEDSTMLDTFKVEDDNKYALVFGNEVKGVAQDVVNASDVVIEIPQFGTKHSLNISVSCGVVVWDIFSKLKNITLHNSTIY from the coding sequence ATGCGTAAACTAAAAAATAGTGAACTCGACAGATTAAGTGTTGATGACTTTAAACAAGCCAACAAAACACCTATTATTATAGTTTTAGACAACATTAGAAGTTTAAACAACATTGGTTCTGTTTTTAGAACGAGTGATGCTTTTTTGGTTGAAAAAATTTATCTCTGTGGCATAACCGCTACTCCACCGCATAAAGATATTCATAAAACAGCATTAGGCAGCACAGATACTGTAACTTGGGAATATGCCGAAAGCACGTTAGATGTTATTAAAAAACTAAAAACTGAAAATGTGAAAATTTGCGCTATCGAGCAAGCTGAAGATTCAACTATGCTTGACACTTTTAAAGTAGAAGACGACAACAAATATGCTTTAGTTTTTGGTAACGAAGTTAAAGGCGTTGCACAAGATGTAGTAAATGCTAGTGATGTGGTTATTGAAATTCCTCAGTTTGGAACAAAACATTCTCTTAATATTTCTGTTAGTTGTGGTGTTGTTGTTTGGGACATCTTTAGTAAATTAAAAAATATTACTCTACATAATAGTACTATTTATTAA
- the mutS gene encoding DNA mismatch repair protein MutS gives MAAKTKKVTPLMKQYNAIKAKYPDALLLFRVGDFYETFGSDAIKAAGILGITLTKRGAGSESEIELAGFPHHSINTYLPKLVKAGERVAICDQLEDPKQTKNIVKRGVTELVTPGVAFNDEVLQSKTNNFLCSVYFGKTTIGVSFLDISTGEFLTSQGNQEYIDKLLQNFNPSEVLVSKQKRLQFNNSFGSDFHTFNLEDWVYQTDYANETLLKHFNTKSLKGFGIEDLNEGIIASGSILHYLAETQHNKLQHITSVSRIAEDEYVWMDRFTIRNLELYNSTNNNAVTLLNVIDKTSSAMGGRLLKRWLALPLKNVEKIKQRHEVVSFLKGNKNVHQKIQDHIKSIGDIERLISKVATGKVSPREVIQLKNSLEAITPIKELSSKSKNESLKIIGDTLQSCDVLRDKIKLTLNEEAPVNVLKGNTIAEGFSIELDELRGLSTSGKNYLDQMLKRESERTGITSLKIASNNVFGYYIEVRNTHKDKVPEEWIRKQTLVNAERYITEELKEYEGKILGAEERILAIEQQLFSELVTWMHQYIKPVQQNAHLIGQLDCLCGFAQLAKDNKYVYPTLDDSHDLEIKEGRHPVIEKQLPIGEAYIANDVFLDRTTQQIIMITGPNMSGKSAILRQTALIVLLAQIGSFVPAKSARIGLVDKIFTRVGASDNISMGESTFMVEMNETASILNNISERSLVLLDEIGRGTSTYDGISIAWAISEYLHEHPAKAKTLFATHYHELNEMTETFGRIKNFNVSVKELKDNVLFLRKLVEGGSEHSFGIHVAKLAGMPQQVLHRANAILKKLERSHSSDELTDKVKSIKDEMQLSFFNLDDPLLLQIKEEILSTDIDTLTPVEALMKLNEIKRMLVKTEKT, from the coding sequence TTGGCAGCAAAAACGAAAAAAGTAACACCTTTAATGAAGCAGTATAACGCTATAAAAGCAAAATATCCTGATGCTTTATTGTTATTTCGTGTTGGGGATTTTTACGAAACTTTTGGAAGCGACGCTATAAAAGCAGCTGGTATCTTGGGTATTACTTTAACCAAAAGAGGAGCAGGAAGCGAAAGCGAAATAGAACTTGCTGGTTTTCCACACCATTCTATAAACACCTATTTGCCTAAGTTAGTAAAAGCAGGAGAGCGTGTTGCTATTTGCGATCAACTAGAAGATCCAAAACAAACAAAGAACATTGTAAAAAGAGGTGTTACAGAGTTAGTAACTCCTGGAGTTGCTTTTAATGATGAAGTATTACAGTCTAAAACTAATAATTTTTTATGTTCTGTTTACTTCGGAAAAACTACAATTGGAGTTTCGTTTTTAGATATCTCTACAGGTGAATTTTTAACAAGTCAAGGAAATCAAGAGTATATAGACAAGCTACTTCAAAATTTTAATCCTAGTGAAGTGTTGGTGTCTAAACAAAAACGATTACAGTTTAACAATAGTTTTGGTAGCGATTTTCATACCTTTAATTTAGAAGATTGGGTATACCAAACCGATTATGCTAACGAAACACTACTAAAACACTTTAATACAAAATCGTTAAAAGGTTTTGGGATTGAAGATTTAAACGAAGGGATTATTGCTTCGGGTTCTATACTTCATTATTTAGCTGAAACCCAACATAACAAATTACAACATATTACTTCGGTTTCAAGAATAGCCGAAGATGAGTATGTTTGGATGGATAGATTCACAATTAGAAATTTAGAATTATACAATTCAACAAACAATAATGCTGTAACCTTACTTAATGTTATCGATAAAACGAGTTCAGCAATGGGTGGGCGTTTATTAAAACGTTGGTTAGCATTACCATTAAAGAATGTCGAAAAAATAAAACAACGTCACGAAGTGGTGTCTTTTTTAAAGGGTAATAAAAATGTACATCAAAAAATTCAAGATCATATTAAAAGCATTGGTGATATTGAAAGGTTAATTTCTAAGGTAGCTACAGGAAAGGTGAGTCCTAGAGAAGTGATTCAGCTTAAGAATTCTTTAGAAGCTATAACTCCAATAAAGGAGCTATCATCAAAAAGTAAAAATGAATCTCTAAAAATTATTGGAGATACTTTGCAAAGTTGCGATGTGCTTCGGGATAAAATTAAGCTAACACTTAATGAAGAGGCTCCTGTAAATGTTTTAAAAGGAAATACTATAGCTGAAGGCTTTTCTATTGAGTTAGATGAACTTAGAGGCTTGTCGACTTCAGGCAAGAACTATCTTGATCAAATGCTTAAAAGAGAAAGTGAACGCACAGGAATCACTTCTTTAAAAATAGCATCTAACAACGTTTTTGGTTATTATATAGAAGTACGTAACACACATAAAGATAAGGTTCCAGAAGAGTGGATTAGAAAACAAACCTTAGTAAATGCAGAGCGCTATATTACAGAAGAGTTAAAAGAATATGAAGGTAAAATTCTAGGAGCAGAAGAAAGAATATTAGCAATCGAACAACAATTATTTTCAGAGTTAGTAACTTGGATGCATCAATATATAAAGCCTGTTCAGCAAAATGCGCATTTAATTGGGCAACTAGATTGCTTATGTGGTTTTGCGCAATTAGCAAAAGATAATAAATATGTATATCCAACACTAGACGATTCTCACGATTTAGAAATAAAAGAAGGGCGACATCCAGTAATAGAAAAACAACTACCAATTGGTGAAGCGTATATTGCCAACGATGTGTTCTTAGATAGAACAACACAACAAATAATAATGATTACTGGACCAAACATGTCTGGTAAATCTGCAATACTACGTCAAACAGCACTTATTGTTCTATTAGCCCAAATAGGAAGTTTTGTGCCAGCAAAAAGCGCAAGAATAGGTTTGGTGGATAAAATTTTTACTAGAGTAGGAGCAAGCGATAACATTTCTATGGGAGAATCTACTTTTATGGTAGAGATGAATGAGACAGCATCTATTCTTAATAATATATCAGAAAGAAGTTTAGTGTTGTTAGACGAAATAGGAAGAGGAACAAGTACTTATGATGGTATTTCGATAGCTTGGGCAATTAGCGAGTACTTACATGAGCATCCTGCAAAAGCTAAAACGCTATTTGCGACACATTACCATGAACTTAATGAAATGACTGAAACATTTGGTCGTATTAAAAATTTCAATGTTTCAGTAAAAGAATTAAAAGACAATGTTCTTTTTTTAAGAAAACTAGTTGAAGGAGGAAGCGAACATAGTTTTGGAATTCATGTAGCAAAATTAGCAGGCATGCCACAGCAGGTTTTACATCGTGCAAATGCCATTTTAAAGAAGTTAGAGCGATCGCATTCAAGTGATGAACTAACAGATAAGGTGAAATCGATAAAAGATGAGATGCAATTAAGTTTCTTTAATTTAGACGACCCATTGCTATTACAAATTAAAGAAGAGATATTATCGACTGATATTGATACCCTTACACCTGTTGAAGCGCTAATGAAATTAAACGAAATTAAGCGTATGTTGGTGAAGACTGAAAAAACTTAA
- a CDS encoding 3-deoxy-D-manno-octulosonic acid transferase, which produces MNLLYSFGILIADFLLKIIANFNTKIKLGVQGRAQTFNKLKATIATDDKTLWFHCASLGEYEQGLPVFTELRKDYPKHKIVLSFFSPSGYEIRKNTPFADVVVYLPLDSKTNAKHFLDIVNPELTIFVKYEIWPNLLNELKRRQLKAVLISAVFRENQSFFKWYGKHTKEALFAFEHIFTQNETSKKLLEKIGYNNITVSGDTRFDRVSNQLKQDNTLGFVSEFKGDHLCVVIGSSWPDDEKLIVNYINTEANKHLKFIIAPHNIKTTQIEALKRSISKDCVLFSEKEGKKLNNYQVLILDTIGLLTKVYNYADIAYVGGAMGTTGLHNTLEAAVFGVPIIIGKNHIKFPEAQTMINNVGMASISNEKELTTALNLFVENKAQRTKYGENNFNYINKNKGAVVQILDFLRI; this is translated from the coding sequence TTGAATTTATTGTACTCTTTTGGAATCTTAATTGCTGATTTTTTACTAAAAATTATCGCGAATTTTAACACTAAAATAAAACTTGGTGTACAAGGTCGCGCGCAAACATTTAATAAATTAAAGGCAACTATTGCTACAGATGATAAAACATTATGGTTTCATTGCGCATCTTTAGGTGAATATGAGCAAGGCTTGCCAGTTTTTACAGAATTACGAAAAGATTACCCAAAGCATAAAATTGTTTTATCTTTTTTCTCGCCTTCTGGTTACGAGATAAGAAAAAACACTCCTTTTGCAGATGTTGTGGTTTATCTTCCGTTAGACAGCAAAACGAATGCTAAACACTTTTTAGACATCGTGAATCCTGAGTTAACCATTTTTGTAAAATACGAAATATGGCCAAACCTACTAAATGAATTAAAAAGAAGACAATTAAAGGCTGTATTGATTTCGGCTGTGTTTAGAGAAAATCAATCCTTTTTTAAATGGTATGGCAAACACACCAAAGAAGCTTTATTCGCTTTTGAACATATTTTTACTCAAAATGAAACTTCCAAAAAACTACTAGAAAAAATTGGTTACAATAATATAACCGTTTCTGGTGACACGAGGTTTGATCGTGTATCAAACCAATTAAAACAAGACAATACTTTAGGTTTTGTTTCAGAATTTAAAGGAGATCATTTATGCGTAGTAATAGGAAGCTCTTGGCCAGATGATGAAAAACTAATTGTGAATTATATTAACACTGAAGCAAATAAACACCTAAAATTTATTATTGCTCCACATAATATAAAGACGACACAAATTGAGGCTTTAAAAAGGAGCATCTCTAAGGATTGTGTCTTATTTTCTGAGAAAGAAGGAAAAAAACTTAATAACTATCAAGTTCTAATATTAGATACTATTGGTTTATTAACTAAAGTCTATAATTATGCTGATATCGCATATGTTGGTGGAGCAATGGGAACAACAGGTTTACACAACACACTAGAGGCAGCCGTTTTTGGAGTACCAATAATAATAGGAAAAAATCACATAAAATTCCCTGAGGCTCAAACTATGATTAACAATGTTGGTATGGCTTCTATTTCTAATGAAAAAGAACTTACTACTGCGCTAAATTTATTCGTTGAAAACAAAGCGCAAAGAACCAAATATGGAGAGAATAATTTTAATTATATAAATAAAAATAAAGGTGCCGTAGTCCAAATACTCGATTTTTTACGTATTTAA
- a CDS encoding DegT/DnrJ/EryC1/StrS aminotransferase family protein — protein sequence MKKIQMVDLKGQYAEIKKEVNDSIQEVLETTAFVNGPMVHEFQKNLEEYLGVKHVIPCANGTDALQIAMMGLGLKPGDEVITADFTFAATVEVIALLNLTPVLVDVNPDDFNINIEAVKKAITPKTKAIVPVHLFGQCANMEALMALAKEHNLYVIEDNAQGIGAKYTNSKGEKAMSGTIGHVASTSFFPSKNLGCYGDGGAIFTNDDDLAHVIRGIVNHGMYKRYHHDVVGVNSRLDSIQAAVLNAKLAHLDTYNSKRKDAARAYNKAFARHSKIITPKTVNNCDGICDTCDCHVFHQYTLKIIDADRDALAQHLNDNQIPCGVYYPIPLHKQKAYADSRYNEADFPVTNQLIKEVISLPMHTELNQEQIDFIAKTVIDFIDNN from the coding sequence ATGAAAAAAATACAAATGGTTGACTTAAAAGGTCAATACGCCGAAATAAAAAAAGAGGTTAACGACTCTATACAAGAAGTTTTAGAAACTACAGCCTTTGTAAATGGACCTATGGTTCACGAATTTCAAAAAAACTTAGAAGAATATTTAGGTGTTAAGCATGTAATACCATGTGCAAACGGAACAGATGCATTGCAAATTGCAATGATGGGATTAGGTCTGAAACCAGGAGACGAGGTTATCACAGCCGATTTTACTTTCGCTGCAACTGTAGAGGTAATTGCACTTTTAAACTTAACACCAGTTTTAGTAGATGTAAATCCAGACGATTTTAATATAAATATTGAAGCCGTTAAAAAAGCAATTACGCCAAAAACAAAAGCAATTGTACCAGTACATTTATTTGGACAATGCGCTAATATGGAGGCATTAATGGCTTTGGCAAAAGAGCATAATTTATACGTAATAGAAGATAACGCTCAAGGTATTGGAGCAAAATATACTAATAGTAAAGGAGAAAAAGCCATGTCAGGAACTATTGGTCATGTCGCTTCAACCTCTTTTTTTCCATCAAAAAACTTAGGTTGTTATGGAGATGGTGGCGCAATTTTTACAAATGATGACGATCTAGCACACGTAATTAGAGGTATTGTAAACCATGGCATGTACAAACGTTATCATCATGATGTTGTAGGCGTAAACTCTCGTTTAGACTCTATTCAAGCAGCAGTTTTAAATGCTAAATTAGCACATTTAGACACTTATAATAGTAAACGTAAAGATGCAGCTAGAGCATACAACAAAGCATTTGCAAGACATTCAAAAATTATTACACCAAAAACGGTAAATAATTGCGATGGCATTTGCGATACGTGCGATTGCCACGTGTTCCACCAATACACACTAAAAATAATCGATGCAGACAGAGACGCATTGGCGCAACACTTAAACGACAATCAAATTCCTTGTGGTGTGTACTATCCAATACCATTACATAAGCAAAAAGCGTATGCAGATTCGAGGTATAACGAAGCAGATTTTCCAGTAACTAACCAACTAATTAAAGAGGTTATTTCGTTGCCAATGCATACCGAATTAAATCAAGAACAAATAGATTTTATTGCAAAAACAGTAATAGATTTTATAGATAATAATTAA
- the galE gene encoding UDP-glucose 4-epimerase GalE encodes MAKILVTGGLGYIGSHTVVALQEAGFKVVIVDNLSNASIKVLDGILAITGKLPEFENFDLRDKHKTQQFLKKHEDISGVIHFAASKAVGESVENPLLYYENNVNTLIYLLQELNKKDNANFIFSSSCTVYGQADVMPITEEAPIKQAESPYGNTKQIGEAIIKDTCKANKNVNAIALRYFNPIGAHKSSKIGELPIGVPQNLVPYITQTGAGIREQLSVFGDDYPTTDGTCVRDYIHVVDLANAHLVALQRLLDKENQNNFEVFNLGTGTGSSVLEVIKSFERVSNKNLNYKIVERREGDIVSAFADTKKANSVLGWKAKSTLDDAMDSAWKWQQTL; translated from the coding sequence ATGGCAAAAATACTAGTAACAGGAGGATTAGGTTATATTGGTTCGCATACAGTAGTTGCCTTGCAAGAAGCAGGTTTCAAGGTCGTAATTGTAGATAACCTATCGAACGCTTCAATTAAAGTCTTAGATGGTATTCTAGCTATAACAGGGAAATTACCGGAATTCGAGAATTTCGATTTAAGAGATAAACATAAAACACAACAATTTTTAAAAAAACACGAAGATATTTCTGGAGTGATTCATTTTGCAGCAAGCAAAGCAGTAGGAGAGAGCGTAGAAAATCCGTTATTATATTACGAGAATAATGTAAACACTTTAATCTATTTACTTCAAGAACTAAACAAAAAGGACAATGCTAATTTTATCTTTAGTTCGTCATGTACAGTTTACGGTCAAGCAGATGTAATGCCAATTACAGAAGAAGCACCAATAAAACAAGCCGAATCCCCATACGGAAACACAAAGCAAATAGGAGAAGCTATTATTAAGGACACTTGTAAAGCGAACAAAAATGTTAACGCCATTGCTTTACGTTATTTTAATCCTATTGGAGCACATAAATCTTCTAAAATTGGAGAATTACCAATTGGAGTGCCACAAAACTTAGTACCATATATTACGCAAACAGGAGCAGGGATACGTGAGCAATTATCTGTTTTTGGAGATGATTACCCAACAACAGATGGAACATGCGTGCGTGATTACATACATGTAGTAGATCTAGCTAATGCACATTTAGTAGCACTACAGCGATTACTAGATAAAGAGAATCAGAATAATTTTGAGGTTTTTAATTTAGGAACAGGAACAGGTAGTTCTGTATTAGAGGTAATTAAATCTTTCGAGCGTGTTTCTAATAAAAACTTAAACTATAAAATTGTAGAACGACGAGAAGGAGATATTGTTTCTGCTTTTGCAGATACAAAGAAGGCGAACTCTGTTTTAGGTTGGAAAGCAAAATCTACTTTAGACGATGCGATGGATTCTGCATGGAAATGGCAGCAAACACTGTAA
- the lspA gene encoding signal peptidase II produces MKKNRTLFIVLIIIFNITLDQVSKFWVRANVAAGSNSEILGDYFTLHNVENKGAFLGLGSDFSPVLKIILLNVLPIVVLTLVLFHIFRDKTLDKFSLIGFCSIIGGGMANLYDRILYGQVTDFWHIDLGGVFRTGIFNLADVSVMTGMGLLILANFINKKA; encoded by the coding sequence ATGAAAAAAAACAGAACGTTATTTATTGTTTTAATAATTATATTCAATATTACTTTAGATCAGGTTTCAAAATTCTGGGTGAGAGCAAATGTTGCCGCAGGAAGTAATTCTGAAATTCTTGGCGACTATTTCACTTTACACAATGTAGAAAACAAAGGAGCCTTTTTAGGTTTGGGAAGTGATTTCAGTCCTGTTTTAAAAATAATATTACTTAATGTTTTACCAATTGTTGTACTAACATTAGTACTCTTTCATATTTTTAGAGATAAAACATTAGATAAATTTTCTCTTATAGGATTCTGTTCTATTATAGGTGGAGGAATGGCTAATTTATACGATCGCATACTTTACGGTCAAGTAACAGATTTCTGGCACATAGACTTAGGTGGTGTCTTTAGAACTGGTATTTTTAACCTAGCAGACGTTTCTGTAATGACTGGAATGGGATTACTTATTCTCGCAAATTTTATAAATAAAAAAGCATAA
- the fabD gene encoding ACP S-malonyltransferase, whose product MKAYIFPGQGAQFSGMGLDLYENSPEAQHLFEDANGILGFNITDIMFEGTAEALKETKVTQPAIFLHSVILAKTLGKSFKPDMVAGHSLGEFSALVANGALTFEDGLRLVSQRALAMQKACEIQPSTMAAVLGLEDNIVEKICAETKGIVVAANYNCPGQLVISGEVDAINRACEALKEAGARRALVLPVGGAFHSPMMEPAREELAAAIESTTFSKPNCPIYQNVTASAIINEAEIKANLISQLTAPVRWTQTVEQMIADGATLFTEVGPGKVLQGLVRKINREAQTASATIESAS is encoded by the coding sequence ATGAAAGCATATATATTTCCTGGTCAAGGTGCTCAATTCTCAGGAATGGGCTTAGACTTATACGAAAACTCACCAGAAGCTCAACACTTATTCGAAGATGCCAATGGCATTTTAGGTTTCAACATTACAGATATAATGTTTGAAGGTACTGCAGAAGCCTTAAAAGAAACAAAAGTTACACAACCAGCTATCTTTTTACACTCAGTAATATTAGCAAAAACTCTAGGTAAAAGCTTTAAGCCAGATATGGTTGCAGGACATTCTCTTGGAGAATTCTCTGCATTAGTTGCAAATGGAGCCTTAACTTTTGAAGATGGTTTACGTTTAGTTTCGCAGCGTGCTTTAGCAATGCAAAAGGCTTGCGAAATACAACCAAGTACAATGGCTGCTGTTTTAGGTTTAGAAGATAATATAGTTGAAAAAATATGTGCAGAAACTAAAGGAATTGTTGTTGCAGCAAATTACAACTGTCCAGGACAATTAGTTATTTCTGGAGAAGTTGATGCAATAAATAGAGCTTGTGAAGCTCTAAAAGAAGCTGGAGCAAGACGCGCTTTAGTGCTTCCAGTTGGAGGCGCATTTCACTCACCAATGATGGAACCTGCTCGCGAAGAACTTGCTGCGGCAATAGAAAGCACAACTTTTAGTAAACCTAATTGCCCAATTTACCAAAACGTAACAGCTAGCGCAATTATTAATGAAGCTGAAATTAAAGCTAATTTAATTTCACAATTAACAGCTCCTGTGCGCTGGACACAAACCGTAGAACAAATGATTGCAGATGGTGCAACTTTATTTACAGAAGTTGGTCCTGGAAAAGTATTACAAGGCTTAGTAAGGAAAATAAATAGAGAAGCTCAAACAGCTTCTGCTACAATAGAAAGCGCTTCTTAA
- a CDS encoding NAD(P)/FAD-dependent oxidoreductase, which produces MVKDIQLRLTLKDEERSDILLIKSAQYLSIRREDITGIKVLRKSIDARKAKIILNYKLSVYIKEALPEKSDYQFHYKDVSKAKPIHIIGFGPAGMYAALRCIELGFKPIVLERGKNVQDRRRDLKAINQDHHVDEDSNYCFGEGGAGTYSDGKLYTRSLKRGDVRKIFENLVFHGAADEILVDAHPHIGTNKLPKIIQNIRENIINYGGEVHFETRVTDFNIKNSKIESVVLQNGTEMVTDRVILATGHSARDIFYLLDKKQIALKAKSFAMGVRVEHPQHIIDSIQYHCSGDRHELLPPAAYSLVQQVKDRGVYSFCMCPGGFIVPAATANGEVVVNGMSPSRRNNKYANSGIVVEINVDKDIPKYEKFGALKGLEYQKNLERIAFTSGGRTQAAPAQRLTDFVQGNLSSSLNDTSYQPGLNSAPLHSLLPKLIGGRLRKGFEAFGRKMNGYYTEEANVIGVESRTSSPVNIPRNETLEHPEISNLFPCGEGGGYAGGIISAAMDGERCAEAAVVGL; this is translated from the coding sequence ATGGTAAAAGACATTCAGCTTCGCTTAACTTTAAAAGACGAAGAACGTAGCGATATATTGCTAATTAAATCGGCTCAGTACTTAAGTATTCGTAGAGAAGATATTACAGGAATAAAAGTATTACGTAAATCTATAGATGCTAGAAAAGCAAAGATTATACTTAACTATAAATTATCAGTTTATATTAAGGAAGCTTTACCAGAAAAATCAGATTATCAGTTTCACTATAAAGATGTTTCTAAAGCAAAACCTATACACATTATTGGCTTTGGTCCTGCTGGAATGTACGCAGCATTACGTTGTATAGAACTAGGCTTTAAACCTATTGTTTTAGAACGTGGTAAAAATGTGCAAGATCGCAGACGTGATTTAAAAGCAATAAACCAAGATCATCACGTAGATGAAGATTCTAACTACTGTTTTGGAGAAGGAGGAGCTGGAACCTATAGTGATGGTAAGCTTTACACAAGAAGTTTAAAACGTGGCGATGTTAGAAAAATATTTGAAAACTTAGTTTTTCATGGTGCAGCAGACGAAATTTTAGTAGATGCACATCCACATATTGGAACAAACAAATTACCTAAAATCATTCAGAATATTCGTGAGAACATTATTAACTATGGTGGAGAAGTACACTTTGAAACACGCGTTACCGATTTTAATATTAAAAACAGTAAGATAGAATCTGTAGTCCTTCAAAATGGAACAGAAATGGTTACAGACCGTGTTATTCTTGCCACAGGACATTCCGCTAGAGATATTTTCTATCTATTAGATAAAAAGCAAATTGCTTTAAAAGCAAAGTCTTTTGCTATGGGAGTTCGTGTAGAACACCCTCAACATATTATAGACTCTATTCAATACCATTGTTCTGGAGATCGTCACGAATTATTACCACCAGCAGCTTACAGTTTAGTGCAACAAGTAAAAGATCGTGGTGTGTATTCTTTTTGTATGTGTCCAGGAGGATTTATTGTGCCTGCAGCAACTGCAAATGGTGAAGTGGTTGTTAATGGCATGTCTCCTTCTAGACGTAATAACAAATACGCTAATTCTGGTATTGTAGTAGAAATTAATGTGGATAAAGACATTCCTAAGTACGAGAAATTTGGGGCTTTAAAAGGTTTAGAATATCAAAAAAACTTAGAACGCATTGCCTTTACTTCTGGTGGAAGAACTCAAGCTGCACCTGCACAACGTTTAACAGATTTTGTTCAAGGTAATTTATCAAGTTCTCTAAATGATACGTCTTACCAACCTGGTTTAAACAGTGCTCCACTACACTCTCTATTACCAAAATTAATTGGTGGAAGATTAAGAAAAGGTTTTGAAGCTTTTGGTAGAAAAATGAATGGTTATTATACCGAAGAAGCGAATGTTATAGGTGTAGAATCTAGAACTTCTTCTCCTGTTAACATACCAAGAAATGAAACTTTAGAACATCCAGAAATATCTAACTTATTCCCTTGTGGTGAAGGTGGTGGCTATGCTGGCGGTATTATTAGTGCTGCTATGGATGGCGAACGTTGTGCAGAGGCAGCTGTTGTTGGGTTATAA